From the genome of Shewanella sp. Choline-02u-19, one region includes:
- the ahpF gene encoding alkyl hydroperoxide reductase subunit F → MLDANVKNQLNTYLQNLKHPVELVVSADDSAKAQELKSLAADIDSLSPLISVVEKVGERTPSMSVINPQLTSQITFAGLPMGHEFTSLVLALLHSGGHPIKLEQDVIEQIRQLPGEYHFETYVSLSCQTCPEVVQALNMMAAINPKITNVMIDGSLFQDEVNERNVMAVPSVYLNGDQFSMGAISTVEILNKLDVNAAGRKAEQLNEKEPFEVLIVGGGPAGASAAIYAARKGLRTGIVADKFGGQVAETVGIENFISVKATEGPKLVANLEAHVHEYDVDIMDNQRALSLKSGELFELTLESGAVLRSKTILLATGARWREMNVPGEQEYRGSGVAYCPHCDGPLFKGKRVAVIGGGNSGIEAAIDLANIVEHVTVLEFDNTLRADDVLQRKANSMGNIKIITQAMTTEVTGNGKKVNGLNYTNRATGETHHVELDGIFVQIGLVPNSEWLKETIDMTARGEILVDAKGETSLAGVFAAGDVTNSAYKQIIIAMGSGATASLGAFDYLIRHDVDESIAA, encoded by the coding sequence ATGTTAGATGCAAATGTAAAGAATCAACTGAATACCTACCTGCAGAACCTCAAACACCCAGTTGAGCTTGTTGTGTCTGCTGATGACAGTGCTAAGGCGCAGGAACTTAAATCGCTTGCCGCCGATATTGATAGCTTGTCACCGCTGATCTCAGTCGTTGAGAAGGTCGGCGAACGTACTCCTTCTATGTCAGTCATTAATCCACAACTCACCAGTCAAATTACTTTCGCAGGCTTACCAATGGGGCATGAATTTACATCCTTAGTATTAGCCTTGTTACACAGTGGTGGTCACCCAATCAAGCTTGAGCAAGATGTGATTGAGCAAATTCGTCAGTTACCGGGTGAATATCACTTCGAGACTTACGTGTCGCTGAGTTGCCAAACTTGTCCTGAAGTGGTGCAAGCGCTAAATATGATGGCGGCGATTAACCCTAAAATAACTAACGTGATGATAGATGGTTCGTTATTCCAAGACGAAGTGAACGAACGCAACGTTATGGCAGTGCCTTCGGTGTACTTAAATGGCGATCAGTTCTCAATGGGTGCCATTAGTACCGTTGAAATTCTCAATAAACTAGATGTTAATGCAGCAGGTAGAAAAGCTGAGCAACTTAATGAAAAAGAGCCATTCGAAGTCCTAATCGTTGGCGGTGGGCCCGCTGGAGCATCGGCTGCCATTTACGCTGCGCGTAAAGGCTTACGTACCGGTATTGTTGCTGATAAATTTGGTGGCCAAGTCGCTGAAACTGTCGGTATTGAAAACTTTATCTCAGTAAAAGCGACTGAAGGGCCAAAGCTGGTGGCGAATCTTGAAGCTCACGTGCATGAATATGATGTTGATATTATGGATAACCAACGTGCATTAAGCCTCAAGTCTGGTGAATTATTTGAGCTGACGCTTGAAAGTGGTGCGGTGCTACGCAGCAAAACAATATTATTAGCAACAGGTGCCCGCTGGCGTGAAATGAATGTGCCCGGCGAGCAAGAGTACCGTGGCAGCGGCGTTGCTTATTGCCCACATTGTGATGGTCCACTGTTTAAAGGTAAACGTGTGGCGGTTATTGGTGGTGGTAATTCTGGTATCGAAGCTGCGATTGATTTAGCCAATATTGTTGAGCACGTGACAGTATTAGAGTTTGATAACACACTGCGTGCCGACGATGTACTGCAGCGTAAAGCAAACTCAATGGGCAACATTAAAATAATCACTCAAGCAATGACAACGGAAGTGACTGGTAATGGCAAGAAAGTGAACGGCTTGAACTACACCAATAGAGCGACGGGAGAGACTCATCATGTCGAACTGGATGGCATATTTGTTCAAATCGGCTTAGTGCCTAACTCTGAGTGGCTTAAAGAAACCATCGACATGACGGCGCGTGGTGAAATCCTTGTTGATGCTAAAGGAGAAACCTCTCTTGCAGGTGTATTTGCAGCGGGTGATGTGACAAACTCCGCTTATAAGCAGATCATTATCGCGATGGGCAGTGGGGCAACAGCGTCATTAGGGGCATTTGATTACCTTATTCGCCACGATGTCGATGAATCTATCGCGGCATAA
- a CDS encoding DUF4937 domain-containing protein has product MIVKYINCHVKPALKSTFSEGQRCWQRTAESDGFIAQIGGWQDDSAIILALWERKESVEHFMQLSHDAIAEDANQQDSYNSLEVDYLQQVLDIPGHHSALLATRGSATSSPTSLTAPDQALAAELMKSAQFIGITQCNVTADKVTDFIQQQINLWNPAMAAVTGMLGGMLLRSSSKGNPFVVITYWLTEASHQHYMQHVYLDIQAIANQKSLTEHVQDHQLKVEPHWRFAHP; this is encoded by the coding sequence ATGATCGTTAAATACATTAACTGCCACGTTAAGCCTGCGTTGAAATCAACCTTTAGTGAAGGGCAGCGTTGCTGGCAACGTACTGCTGAGTCAGATGGTTTTATTGCTCAGATTGGTGGATGGCAAGACGACAGCGCTATTATCTTGGCTTTATGGGAGCGCAAAGAATCCGTTGAACATTTTATGCAGCTATCTCATGACGCTATCGCTGAGGACGCCAATCAACAAGATAGCTATAACAGTCTTGAGGTTGATTACTTGCAGCAGGTTTTAGACATTCCCGGCCATCACAGCGCACTCTTGGCAACTCGCGGGTCCGCTACCTCTTCGCCAACATCACTAACTGCACCCGATCAGGCATTGGCAGCAGAGTTAATGAAGAGTGCGCAGTTTATTGGTATTACCCAGTGCAATGTCACAGCAGACAAGGTTACCGACTTTATCCAGCAGCAAATCAACTTGTGGAATCCGGCAATGGCAGCGGTGACGGGCATGCTTGGCGGTATGCTATTACGTTCAAGCTCAAAGGGTAACCCGTTTGTAGTGATCACTTATTGGTTAACCGAAGCCAGCCACCAACACTATATGCAACACGTATATCTCGACATCCAAGCAATCGCGAATCAAAAGTCGTTAACTGAGCACGTACAGGACCATCAATTGAAAGTCGAACCTCACTGGCGCTTCGCTCACCCTTAA
- a CDS encoding thioredoxin family protein translates to MAKYILLLVTLLFSSFALPTFAASATEQPTVWHYTNDAGELKVKLYFFWSQTCPHCKEAHPFIDSLPERYPWIELEDHMISDPETMTIWQEIAKQTGTEARSVPYFASGKKAVIGYSSQAVTGEFLVDRLKSYYISLGGKLTAETASTHAADTPASSGAFFETCSESASAGTCDLGIDSTSEISTSDVQPVELPLIGVVHPEQMSLPLLTVVLAGVDAFNPCAFFVLLFLLSIMVNAKSRTRMLIVGGIFVFFSGFIYFIFMSAWLNIFQLLGAGSDGGWIILGAGMLALVAGAVNIKDYFFTKGEVTLSMSAENRTGLIKRMGKLTSASSMTAMIAGTVVLSILANAYELLCTAGFPMIYTSVLSMHDLPTMERYMYLAFYNIVYVIPLAIIVIAFSVSLGKRKLTEKEGQTLKLMSGIMMVGLGGMLAIDPTALQNVVLAIGLILSSIVITFIITFTRKAIEKKNKASSAK, encoded by the coding sequence ATGGCCAAATATATTTTACTCTTAGTGACACTGCTATTTTCGAGCTTCGCACTCCCCACCTTTGCTGCCTCGGCAACAGAACAACCCACCGTTTGGCATTACACTAATGATGCAGGAGAGCTAAAAGTTAAGCTGTATTTTTTCTGGTCACAAACCTGTCCACACTGTAAAGAAGCACATCCCTTTATTGATAGTTTGCCTGAACGTTATCCCTGGATTGAACTTGAAGATCATATGATTTCAGATCCAGAGACGATGACGATTTGGCAAGAAATTGCTAAACAAACCGGCACAGAAGCTCGCTCAGTCCCTTACTTTGCCAGTGGAAAAAAAGCCGTCATCGGTTATAGCAGCCAAGCCGTAACCGGAGAATTTTTAGTTGATCGTTTAAAATCATATTACATTTCACTTGGGGGGAAACTCACAGCAGAAACCGCCAGTACACATGCGGCTGACACACCAGCCAGCTCTGGGGCTTTCTTTGAAACCTGCAGTGAATCTGCCAGCGCTGGCACTTGTGATTTAGGGATTGATAGCACTAGCGAAATTAGCACATCAGATGTGCAGCCAGTTGAGTTACCCCTTATCGGAGTCGTTCACCCTGAACAGATGTCATTACCGCTGCTAACGGTGGTACTCGCGGGCGTTGATGCATTTAATCCATGCGCATTCTTCGTATTACTGTTTCTTTTATCTATCATGGTAAATGCAAAGAGTCGCACTCGAATGCTGATTGTGGGTGGGATTTTTGTCTTCTTTTCCGGTTTTATCTATTTCATTTTCATGAGCGCATGGCTCAATATATTCCAACTCCTCGGCGCGGGAAGCGACGGTGGCTGGATTATTCTAGGTGCGGGTATGCTCGCCCTTGTTGCCGGAGCGGTGAATATAAAGGACTACTTCTTTACTAAAGGAGAAGTCACCTTATCGATGTCAGCCGAAAATAGAACTGGCCTTATCAAGCGCATGGGTAAACTCACCAGTGCTAGCAGCATGACCGCAATGATTGCCGGTACCGTAGTGCTGTCTATTCTTGCTAACGCTTATGAATTACTGTGCACAGCTGGCTTTCCAATGATCTATACCAGTGTGCTTTCAATGCACGATCTTCCGACAATGGAACGCTATATGTACCTTGCGTTTTACAACATTGTTTATGTGATCCCACTGGCCATTATCGTCATCGCTTTTAGTGTCTCTTTAGGAAAGCGTAAGCTCACTGAAAAAGAGGGACAGACCCTAAAATTAATGTCCGGCATTATGATGGTGGGTCTAGGAGGAATGTTGGCAATTGATCCTACGGCTTTACAGAATGTGGTATTGGCGATTGGGCTTATCTTAAGCTCTATTGTTATCACCTTTATCATCACTTTTACCCGCAAAGCGATTGAGAAAAAAAACAAAGCAAGTTCGGCTAAGTAG
- a CDS encoding organic hydroperoxide resistance protein → MKTIYQTTANATAGRNGVAKTEDGLLNVNLSYPKEMGGAGNATNPEQLFAAGYAACFSNAILHVAREQKIVINAAPVSATIGIGANESGGFALTAALTIELDLEQESAIELVRIAHQVCPYSNAIRNNIDVKLTVNQQVLK, encoded by the coding sequence ATGAAAACTATTTATCAAACAACTGCAAACGCAACCGCTGGACGTAACGGTGTCGCTAAAACAGAAGATGGCCTACTTAATGTCAATCTTAGCTACCCAAAAGAGATGGGCGGTGCGGGCAATGCGACTAATCCAGAACAGCTTTTTGCAGCCGGTTATGCGGCATGTTTCTCCAACGCCATATTACACGTTGCACGAGAGCAAAAAATAGTCATCAATGCTGCACCCGTTAGTGCAACCATAGGGATTGGTGCTAATGAGTCTGGCGGATTTGCACTGACGGCTGCACTGACCATTGAACTCGACCTTGAACAAGAGTCGGCGATAGAATTGGTGCGTATCGCTCACCAGGTTTGCCCTTATTCGAATGCTATCCGCAATAATATTGATGTTAAATTAACCGTGAATCAACAAGTATTAAAATAA
- the ahpC gene encoding alkyl hydroperoxide reductase subunit C produces the protein MTQSIINSTIKPFSATAFHKGDFHSVTEQDLLGKWSVVFFYPADFTFVCPTELGDMADHYEKLQAMGVEVYSVSTDTHFTHKAWHSSSDTINKIQYPMIGDPTGAITRNFGVMIEEDGLALRGTFVINPEGEIKVAEVHDLGIGRSAVELVRKIQAAQYVATHDGEVCPAAWQPGEATLAPSIDLVGKI, from the coding sequence ATGACTCAATCAATTATCAACTCAACTATTAAGCCATTCTCTGCAACTGCTTTCCATAAAGGTGATTTTCACTCAGTGACAGAGCAAGACCTATTAGGCAAGTGGTCAGTTGTTTTCTTCTACCCTGCAGATTTCACTTTTGTTTGTCCAACTGAATTAGGCGACATGGCTGACCATTACGAGAAGCTGCAAGCGATGGGCGTTGAAGTTTACTCAGTGTCGACTGATACACACTTCACTCATAAAGCATGGCATTCAAGTTCTGACACTATCAATAAAATCCAGTACCCAATGATTGGTGACCCAACTGGCGCAATTACACGTAATTTTGGTGTGATGATTGAAGAAGATGGCCTAGCACTTCGTGGCACTTTCGTTATCAACCCAGAAGGTGAAATCAAAGTTGCTGAAGTACATGACCTAGGTATTGGTCGTAGTGCAGTTGAACTAGTACGTAAAATCCAAGCTGCTCAGTATGTTGCAACTCACGACGGTGAAGTTTGTCCAGCAGCATGGCAGCCAGGTGAAGCAACACTAGCACCGTCGATTGACCTTGTTGGTAAGATCTAA
- a CDS encoding DUF3332 domain-containing protein: MKKKISALALTAILTSQLSGCMGQMGLSQMVTKGNLSAVDNRYGRAGLFVLMSPLYGIAATADLFIINSVEFWTGTNPVTGRSPAVVDMPVEAIFKVNQHLNSDLTTAPLPEIKLTSAALEAKDENTLLMTLLYEDGSQQVMSGIKQNEHVDFYLDNAFITRVSLEELAAYQQS; encoded by the coding sequence ATGAAAAAGAAAATATCCGCGCTTGCATTAACCGCAATACTGACCAGCCAACTTAGTGGTTGCATGGGACAAATGGGCTTAAGTCAGATGGTCACTAAAGGCAACTTAAGTGCCGTTGATAACCGCTACGGTCGTGCAGGTCTATTTGTGTTAATGAGCCCTCTGTACGGTATTGCGGCAACTGCAGATCTATTTATTATTAATAGCGTGGAGTTCTGGACTGGCACCAACCCAGTAACAGGTCGCTCGCCAGCGGTTGTGGATATGCCAGTAGAAGCCATTTTTAAGGTCAATCAACATTTAAATAGCGATTTGACCACAGCGCCCCTACCTGAAATAAAACTCACTAGCGCAGCACTAGAAGCCAAAGATGAAAACACCCTGTTGATGACCTTGTTATATGAAGATGGCAGTCAACAAGTGATGTCCGGGATCAAGCAAAATGAGCATGTCGACTTTTACTTGGATAATGCGTTTATTACCCGAGTGAGCCTAGAAGAGCTAGCCGCTTACCAACAAAGCTAA
- a CDS encoding cytoplasmic protein — protein MSISLSTPNLEPNMSHGSVGLKVAQMSKEQQKIEGDIALKLIESALPQTAPAPVGNTGHIISTKA, from the coding sequence ATGAGTATTTCATTATCAACCCCAAACCTTGAGCCGAATATGAGTCATGGCAGCGTAGGTTTAAAAGTTGCACAGATGTCAAAAGAGCAGCAAAAAATTGAGGGCGATATTGCGCTTAAATTGATTGAGTCTGCTTTGCCACAAACGGCACCAGCCCCTGTTGGAAATACAGGGCATATCATTAGCACTAAAGCCTAG
- a CDS encoding dienelactone hydrolase family protein has protein sequence MIITQETHDISTATGTMRTYLYRPDCEGQFATIIFYSEIFQQTAPIARAAAILAGHGFVVLVPEVFHELNSIGTVLAYDEAGKDKGNADKFAKPLEQHDSDTEALVDFARSLSFCSSQVGSMGVCLGGHLAYRAALNPDILGAFCLYPTDIHSNTLPSQKGNDSLSRTADIAAELVMVFGKQDPHVSSEGRKLLYAKLEATERNFSWIEVNAQHAFMRDEGERYDPAIALEMYLKAVAFFQRTLK, from the coding sequence ATGATCATCACTCAAGAAACCCATGATATTTCGACAGCTACAGGCACTATGCGAACTTATCTATATCGCCCTGATTGCGAAGGTCAGTTTGCAACGATTATCTTCTACTCTGAAATATTTCAACAAACAGCGCCAATAGCGCGTGCTGCAGCCATACTCGCTGGACATGGCTTTGTAGTGCTGGTACCAGAAGTGTTTCATGAACTAAACTCGATTGGTACTGTGCTGGCCTACGATGAAGCTGGTAAAGATAAAGGCAATGCCGATAAATTTGCTAAGCCGTTAGAGCAACACGATAGTGACACAGAAGCCTTAGTTGATTTTGCTCGAAGCTTGAGTTTTTGCAGCAGCCAGGTTGGTAGTATGGGAGTTTGTCTTGGCGGGCACTTAGCTTATCGCGCTGCGCTTAATCCTGATATTCTTGGCGCTTTCTGTTTATATCCAACCGATATTCATTCCAATACATTACCCAGCCAAAAAGGTAACGACTCACTATCGCGTACTGCAGATATTGCGGCAGAATTAGTGATGGTTTTTGGTAAGCAAGATCCGCATGTATCGAGTGAAGGGCGTAAGCTTCTTTACGCTAAGCTTGAGGCGACTGAACGCAACTTTAGTTGGATAGAGGTCAATGCACAGCATGCCTTTATGCGTGATGAAGGGGAGCGATATGATCCTGCGATTGCATTGGAAATGTACCTTAAAGCCGTGGCATTTTTTCAGCGGACGTTGAAATAG
- a CDS encoding spermidine synthase, translating to MSDYQVLHQTEDEYGPLIVLDDKESRILAFGENDEQSKLLKAAPHIPQHTYVQAMLLVLLYSQPKSAIVLGLGGGGLIHALRHFDAGIKLTAVELRADVIDLAKRYFQLPLSKKLKVINQDATQFLVLGDHKRVDIIFTDIYSAEGVDVAQVSESFIAQCAALIKADGYLVLNCWKEHSKNRELLAYLELHFVEVRACLTGSANWVVIAGKTRRDISSSALKHHAQALSNQLDFPLARSLTRFDLWE from the coding sequence ATGTCTGATTACCAAGTATTACACCAAACCGAAGATGAGTATGGCCCACTTATTGTTTTAGATGATAAAGAGTCGAGAATTTTGGCCTTTGGTGAAAACGACGAGCAAAGTAAATTACTTAAAGCTGCGCCACATATTCCGCAACATACTTACGTGCAAGCCATGTTATTAGTATTGCTGTATAGCCAACCTAAAAGTGCCATTGTACTCGGACTCGGTGGTGGGGGACTTATCCATGCATTACGCCATTTTGATGCAGGGATTAAGCTGACCGCTGTTGAGCTCAGGGCTGATGTGATTGACTTAGCTAAACGCTATTTTCAGTTACCGTTAAGCAAAAAGCTGAAAGTGATTAATCAAGATGCGACTCAGTTTTTAGTGCTTGGCGATCACAAACGGGTTGATATCATTTTCACTGATATTTATAGCGCTGAAGGTGTTGATGTGGCACAGGTATCTGAATCATTTATCGCCCAATGTGCAGCGTTGATAAAAGCCGATGGTTACCTAGTGTTGAATTGTTGGAAGGAACATAGCAAGAATCGGGAATTACTGGCTTATCTTGAACTGCATTTTGTTGAGGTAAGAGCCTGTCTTACAGGCAGTGCTAACTGGGTTGTTATTGCAGGGAAAACCAGACGTGACATCAGCTCGAGCGCATTAAAACATCACGCACAAGCATTATCGAACCAATTGGACTTCCCATTGGCCCGTTCGCTTACCCGCTTTGATTTATGGGAGTAA
- a CDS encoding MarR family winged helix-turn-helix transcriptional regulator encodes MSIEQTRDPLCLDNQVCFSLYSATNAMVRAYRPLLEKLDLTYPQYLVMMVLWENDGISVKELGNALHLDSGTLTPLLKRLEVKGMVLRGRSELDERVRVLHITDAARTLKLAAEKVPEQMMCQLKTSVEKLSQLKSLCDDIYTELSHSKG; translated from the coding sequence ATGTCAATTGAGCAAACACGCGATCCGCTATGCCTTGATAATCAAGTGTGTTTTTCGCTGTATAGTGCAACAAATGCGATGGTGAGGGCTTACCGACCTTTACTGGAAAAGTTAGATCTTACCTATCCACAATATTTAGTCATGATGGTGCTATGGGAAAATGATGGCATCAGTGTGAAGGAACTGGGCAACGCGCTGCACTTAGACTCAGGTACGCTAACACCGCTGCTTAAGCGCTTGGAAGTCAAAGGTATGGTGCTTAGAGGACGCAGTGAACTCGACGAAAGAGTCCGAGTGCTGCATATCACCGATGCGGCGAGAACGCTAAAACTTGCAGCTGAAAAGGTGCCAGAGCAGATGATGTGCCAGTTAAAAACTTCGGTTGAAAAGTTGAGCCAGTTAAAATCACTTTGTGATGATATCTACACCGAACTTAGCCATTCAAAGGGGTAA
- a CDS encoding GGDEF domain-containing protein, producing the protein MPHRWRIALNSNQYKHQLKIETQNILQQGIFWAMYMTLFLAVVVILNIYFFAHDLYNIKDILPELAPVTVLVVVFFVMKLLAWNDVTSQQSYTFLILLVVAWCYLLYGLVQLSSRPLPGIELLADILALVFVFALLPNRKVMLLAVLPFLLFSCFYRLNEYPDAPVFPLIKFVCVLAIIMSGQKIISGWFVKAVIQDFEKQKLLKQFKRLALIDGLTNISNRRHFDEILAQELRASERNNHALSIILLDIDFFKRLNDTLGHQAGDDQLVKVAEIISAAVSRPRDLVARYGGEEFVIALPNTDLLGATRVAEKVKSLLAEAELIHPCSDVSEWVTLSQGIAQWEQGMSKDNLVKMADRMLYRAKSAGRNTVCSDEQNTKH; encoded by the coding sequence GTGCCTCATCGGTGGAGAATTGCCCTGAATAGCAATCAATATAAACATCAGCTTAAAATCGAAACTCAAAATATTCTTCAACAAGGTATTTTTTGGGCGATGTATATGACGTTGTTTTTAGCGGTAGTGGTCATACTAAACATTTATTTTTTCGCTCATGATCTCTACAACATCAAAGATATCTTGCCTGAGTTAGCGCCCGTTACGGTATTAGTAGTCGTTTTTTTTGTGATGAAATTGTTGGCTTGGAATGACGTGACGAGTCAACAGAGTTATACCTTCCTGATATTGTTAGTGGTGGCTTGGTGTTATTTGCTCTATGGCTTAGTGCAATTATCCAGTAGGCCACTGCCGGGTATTGAGTTGCTCGCCGATATTCTTGCGTTGGTATTTGTATTTGCGCTGCTTCCCAATCGCAAAGTGATGTTACTGGCGGTTTTACCCTTCTTGCTGTTTTCCTGTTTTTATCGATTGAATGAGTATCCTGACGCGCCGGTATTTCCACTTATCAAGTTTGTCTGTGTACTGGCTATTATCATGTCAGGGCAAAAGATCATTTCTGGATGGTTCGTTAAGGCGGTCATTCAAGATTTCGAAAAGCAAAAGTTACTAAAACAATTTAAACGGTTAGCGCTTATTGATGGCCTGACGAATATCAGTAATCGTCGTCACTTTGATGAAATATTGGCGCAAGAGCTCCGTGCATCTGAACGCAATAACCATGCATTATCGATTATTTTACTCGATATTGATTTCTTTAAACGCCTAAATGACACATTGGGACACCAAGCGGGCGACGACCAATTAGTTAAAGTCGCTGAGATTATCAGCGCGGCTGTTAGCCGCCCTCGAGATCTCGTTGCACGCTATGGTGGTGAGGAGTTTGTTATCGCCTTGCCCAATACTGATCTGCTTGGTGCTACCCGCGTGGCAGAAAAGGTCAAAAGCTTGCTAGCAGAAGCCGAACTAATCCACCCCTGTTCTGATGTCTCAGAATGGGTCACATTATCGCAAGGTATTGCTCAGTGGGAGCAAGGGATGAGTAAAGACAATCTTGTTAAAATGGCTGATCGCATGTTGTATCGCGCTAAATCAGCCGGTAGAAATACGGTTTGTAGCGATGAGCAGAACACTAAGCATTAG
- a CDS encoding glycerol-3-phosphate dehydrogenase/oxidase: MSAVDLVIVGGGINGAGIAQCAAAAGYSVTLLEKGVIAGQTSANSSKLIHGGLRYLETGQLALVRQSLAERRALLKLAPSLVNPIPFYIPVYEDSRRSSIAIRAGLSLYSMLSNFDSLGQFKSIPSVHWAKIKGLKLDGLKALYQYWDAQTDDKRLTESVVKNARSMGAYVLEHAKCIQIEHQKRHCVVRYECQGQQHEVEALAVVNAAGPWVNDVLNCVTPVVSPVPIEWVQGSHLLLDIAANDGILYLESCFDKRVIFVMPWNGKTLIGTTEVVLDEMTGRPTPTESEVDYLLGIYGHYFPSMGDVDSLKSRVLETFCGVRVLPKQQGNAFDRPRDTLQQTSSSHPHLLTLYGGKLTTYRTTAVEVLGWLESHIGSRNALADFNQLQLD, encoded by the coding sequence ATGTCAGCAGTTGATCTAGTTATTGTTGGTGGTGGTATTAATGGTGCAGGCATTGCTCAGTGTGCGGCTGCAGCAGGATACAGTGTCACGTTATTGGAAAAGGGCGTGATTGCCGGTCAAACCTCTGCTAACTCCAGCAAACTTATTCATGGTGGCTTACGTTATTTAGAGACTGGCCAGCTAGCTTTAGTGAGGCAATCTCTTGCAGAGCGTCGGGCACTGTTAAAACTCGCGCCCTCTTTAGTCAATCCTATTCCGTTTTACATTCCTGTTTATGAAGATAGTCGCAGAAGCTCTATAGCGATAAGAGCGGGGCTAAGCTTATATTCGATGCTGAGCAATTTTGATTCTCTAGGCCAATTTAAGTCTATTCCGTCAGTGCATTGGGCAAAAATAAAGGGGCTTAAACTTGACGGGCTTAAAGCGCTTTACCAGTATTGGGACGCTCAAACAGACGATAAGCGACTCACCGAATCTGTGGTGAAAAATGCGCGTAGTATGGGCGCATATGTACTTGAACATGCTAAATGTATCCAAATAGAGCACCAGAAAAGACATTGTGTTGTGCGTTATGAATGCCAAGGGCAACAACATGAAGTCGAAGCGCTTGCGGTGGTGAATGCCGCTGGGCCTTGGGTTAATGATGTACTTAATTGTGTGACGCCTGTCGTGTCACCAGTGCCTATCGAATGGGTGCAAGGTAGCCATTTATTACTGGATATAGCGGCAAACGATGGCATTTTATATCTTGAATCTTGTTTCGATAAACGGGTTATTTTTGTGATGCCATGGAATGGCAAAACACTGATTGGCACCACCGAAGTCGTGCTTGATGAAATGACGGGACGACCAACGCCCACTGAATCCGAAGTGGATTATTTACTGGGTATTTATGGCCATTATTTTCCATCTATGGGGGATGTCGACAGTCTGAAATCTCGTGTTTTGGAAACCTTCTGTGGAGTGCGAGTGCTGCCAAAGCAGCAAGGAAATGCGTTTGATCGCCCCCGTGACACTTTGCAGCAAACCAGCTCATCGCATCCGCATCTGCTCACACTCTATGGTGGCAAACTGACGACTTATCGAACCACCGCTGTCGAAGTGCTTGGATGGCTTGAGTCGCATATTGGCAGCCGCAATGCATTGGCAGACTTCAATCAATTGCAACTGGATTAA